From the genome of Aspergillus chevalieri M1 DNA, chromosome 8, nearly complete sequence, one region includes:
- a CDS encoding uncharacterized protein (COG:S;~EggNog:ENOG410PY4D) — METTLIDVHDHESNCVKPQNEYSQDTKHGGNTRVSISRTDTPMTTVISRPSSSHVPPNDGLRVSKRRRTHSRKSIGRKPSAPRPADNENSQLTEDDLFQILITRIRQREEDTVAAANLRKQLEATASQLAEENEALRAELEAYGAQLQKKTLDSKTYKAQMTTWKTKLGKFKHVLNVLGTDYQNLRGESIHLKATRSALDKEGRELRSSIDDIRAQISKVTTSAGEKKNHILEFETIINTLKNDLKHSDEKARSVENQLHDERKRVMTLESYIQYHSLAQEKQLGLIRADHLGMNQKMDSAFEAMAKLWESSQVAIKSIMSPTMDKCLLAINALGEKESMDNVEIQKFADTINGFISRMDMVIPQLTKDFERNSEANDRVRTFFKEQLQNIANRFGADCDLYKHFSAIKEACGSLQKKLEIMGPDVCTLNATILGVEEKESGLMRQIEEFERSLIEAREIAKQAPTLPENEDCSATVEITSQLEKISEELRIAQDALQTKDTENELVNHSLLRTTEALQEAETRTALYEAEIRSLKQQAQSVESKVREELNRASVIARDQNRARFEQQLHEILKEKEAVEKDLEKTKELLATVQQSQLQNDALMEQHQKEMEFLLLAKEQEVETLRTSSNEKDSKYLAQDTELARLREIESFYTNQQDLLREEISEANQKITTLEAEIALNKVDQLALQELEKKFYELQSELSHKEDERSSIHKELETINAAKSALESGKEKAKGEIHALLLRVQDSERWMKTIKGKLENFGVSTSTESFPETWRKLEALLQSAIASGFPDPTSNVSLQQVSCMPAVASTPRKGGESPAERFVQTTEVIYRTHNIPRSAYCSPTGRDSFQSGGGNGTIETLPDSQMSTNIVPFSSFQTQLSPVHCSPNQDDHDASDFANILTQIPQKEHLAKESNNLANKDRSERSSSSTTEKDANSVSHWDRTDGSRTNNGHPKTSEVRTPVANPKFKNGAYDPRGINNIGDKHKAVTFEDQKIANTGSKRRTPESSYREIPDRSAEGFERRPVRQNRRTYSRHRQTSPMREQAGQQEDMRVDGELPYNGNKRARVSTGSNYSKPQRQTQDAPEPVERRLSPASLASGCSRQNTANEDIANKRWAGRSQKRLGRKTRGERYSARFSGNGRAR, encoded by the exons ATGGAAACTACACTCATAGATG TGCATGATCATGAATCAAATTGCGTGAAG CCTCAAAACGAGTATTCGCAAGACACAAAGCACGGAGGTAACACTCGGGTATCGATTTCGCGCACCGATACCCCTATGACGACAGTCATATCGCGTCCATCTTCCTCGCATGTCCCTCCGAATGATGGATTGCGCGTTTCAAAGCGTCGCCGTACACATTCCCGAAAGTCCATCGGCCGCAAGCCTTCAGCACCTCGCCCCGCCGATAATGAGAATTCGCAGTTGACAGAAGATGACCTCTTCCAAATCCTGATAACCCGGATCCGACAACGTGAAGAGGATACTGTTGCTGCTGCAAATTTGCGTAAGCAATTGGAGGCTACTGCTTCACAGCTGGCGGAGGAGAACGAAGCTTTGAGGGCGGAGCTCGAGGCTTATGGGGCTCAACTGCAGAAGAAAACACTCGACTCAAAGACATACAAGGCACAGATGACCACCTGGAAGACGAAACTTGGGAAGTTCAAACACGTCCTTAACGTCTTGGGAACCGACTATCAAAATCTCCGAGGGGAGTCAATTCATCTCAAAGCAACCAGGAGCGCTTTGGACAAGGAGGGCAGAGAGTTAAGGAGCAGTATTGACGACATTCGAGCGCAAATCTCCAAAGTTACCACCAGTGCtggcgagaagaagaatcatatcctggagtTCGAAACCATTATCAATACACTGAAGAACGATCTGAAGCATTCCGATGAGAAGGCTAGGTCCGTAGAAAATCAATTGCACGATGAAAGGAAGAGAGTTATGACGCTCGAGTCATATATCCAGTACCACTCTCTTGCTCAAGAAAAACAGCTTGGGCTTATCAGGGCCGATCATCTTGGAATGAACCAGAAGATGGATTCGGCATTTGAGGCAATGGCAAAGCTATGGGAATCCTCCCAAGTCGCCATCAAGTCGATCATGAGTCCGACTATGGATAAGTGTCTGCTCGCTATCAATGCCTTGGGCGAAAAAGAATCGATGGACAACGTAGAAATCCAGAAATTTGCAGATACCATCAATGGATTCATATCACG AATGGATATGGTCATACCTCAATTGACAAAGGATTTCGAGAGAAATTCCGAAGCAAACGACAGGGTCAGAACGTTTTTTAAAGAACAGCTCCAGAACATCGCGAACCGATTCGGCGCCGATTGTGACCTTTACAAGCATTTTTCTGCGATCAAAGAAGCATGCGGAAGCCTGCAGAAGAAGCTTGAGATAATGGGACCGGACGTTTGCACTCTCAATGCAACGATTCTAGGGgttgaagagaaagaaagcgGGCTGATGCGACAGATCGAAGAGTTCGAACGAAGTCTAATCGAAGCTCGCGAAATCGCAAAGCAAGCCCCCACACTTCCAGAAAACGAAGATTGTTCAGCGACGGTGGAAATCACGTCTCAACTGGAGAAGATTTCCGAAGAACTGAGAATAGCACAGGACGCTCTTCAGACCAAAGACACGGAGAATGAGCTTGtgaatcattcgttgctcagGACTACCGAGGCACTCCAGGAAGCAGAAACCAGAACGGCACTGTATGAGGCTGAAATTCGCTCACTGAAGCAACAAGCCCAATCTGTCGAAAGCAAAGTTCGCGAAGAATTGAACAGGGCAAGCGTCATTGCTCGTGACCAGAACAGAGCGAGATTCGAACAACAGCTGCATGAAATtttgaaggagaaggaagctGTCGAGAAAGACTTGGAAAAAACGAAAGAGCTTCTTGCCACAGTTCAGCAGTCGCAG CTCCAGAATGATGCCTTGATGGAACAGCATCAAAAGGAGATGGAATTTCTG CTTTTGGCGAAGGAGCAAGAAGTCGAGACTCTCCGAACTAGCAGTAATGAAAAAGATTCCAAATATCTAGCACAAGATACCGAATTGGCAAGGCTACGTGAGATAGAGAGCTTTTATACGAACCAGCAAGATTTGTTGCGGGAGGAAATCAGTGAAGCCAATCAAAAGATAACAACCCTTGAAGCTGAAATAGCCCTGAACAAAGTCGATCAGTTGGCCTTGCAAGAGCTCGAGAAAAAATTCTATGAACTCCAATCCGAGCTCTCACACAAAGAAGATGAACGTTCATCGATCCACAAAGAATTAGAGACTATCAATGCAGCAAAGTCGGCCCTCGAGTCCGGtaaagagaaagcaaaagGAGAGATCCACGCGCTTCTCCTGAGGGTTCAGGACTCCGAACGGTGGATGAAAACTATCAAAGGAAAACTGGAAAATTTCGGTGTTTCAACATCGACAGAATCATTCCCGGAGACTTGGCGTAAGCTGGAGGCGTTGCTGCAATCGGCTATCGCCAGCGGTTTCCCGGATCCTACTTCGAATGTCTCTTTGCAACAGGTCAGCTGTATGCCCGCTGTCGCTTCGACGCCTCGTAAGGGGGGCGAAAGTCCAGCCGAGCGGTTCGTTCAGACTACTGAAGTGATATACCGAACCCATAACATCCCAAGGAGCGCGTATTGCTCCCCAACAGGCCGTGATTCTTTTCAGTCTGGAGGAGGCAATGGTACGATCGAGACTCTGCCAGACTCGCAGATGTCGACCAATATCGTCCCATTTTCGAGCTTCCAGACGCAATTGTCGCCTGTGCACTGTTCGCCTAACCAGGATGATCATGATGCTAGTGATTTTGCGAACATTCTGACGCAAATTCCTCAAAAAGAGCACCTTGCGAAGGAATCTAACAATCTTGCCAACAAGGATCGAAGTGAACGGTCGTCCAGTTCAACCACGGAGAAAGATGCAAATTCGGTGTCGCATTGGGATCGTACGGATGGAAGTCGCACGAACAATGGCCATCCGAAGACCTCCGAAGTTCGAACGCCAGTAGCCAACCCGAAGTTCAAGAACGGTGCTTACGATCCCCGCGGTATCAATAATATTGGTGACAAACACAAGGCTGTCACTTTTGAAGACCAGAAGATTGCCAATACCGGGTCCAAACGTCGCACGCCAGAGTCTTCGTATCGAGAGATCCCGGATAGATCTGCTGAAGGTTTCGAAAGAAGACCAGTGCGTCAGAACCGGCGAACGTACAGCAGGCATCGCCAGACATCCCCGATGCGAGAGCAAGCCGGACAACAAGAGGATATGCGTGTTGATGGGGAACTCCCGTACAATGGAAATAAGAGAGCACGAGTGTCTACCGGGTCTAATTACTCTAAACCGCAAAGACAGACGCAAGATGCCCCCGAACCGGTTGAACGCAGACTAAGTCCTGCGAGTCTGGCTTCTGGATGCAGCAGGCAGAACACTGCGAATGAAGACATTGCCAATAAACGTTGGGCGGGACGGAGTCAGAAGCGGCTTGGACGCAAGACGCGAG GTGAGCGATATAGTGCCCGGTTCAGCGGAAACGGCCGCGCTCGTTGA
- a CDS encoding mitochondrial 54S ribosomal protein bL33m (COG:J;~EggNog:ENOG410PS5A;~InterPro:IPR038584,IPR001705,IPR011332;~PFAM:PF00471;~go_component: GO:0005840 - ribosome [Evidence IEA];~go_function: GO:0003735 - structural constituent of ribosome [Evidence IEA];~go_process: GO:0006412 - translation [Evidence IEA]) — MSKKAKSRTIPVRLISMAMTGFYRTMIRPRTHRPLSMLKYDPVVKKKVLFLEATKGGRAR, encoded by the exons ATGTCGAAGAAAG CAAAGTCACGTACCATCCCTGTTCGGCTCATCTCGATGGCCATGACCGGTTTCTACCGCACGATGATCAGACCTCGTACCCACCGGCCGCTCAGTATGCTCAAATACGACCCTGTCGTCAAGAAGAAGGTGCTCTTCCTGGAGGCGACCAAGGGTGGACGGGCCAGATAA